The Callospermophilus lateralis isolate mCalLat2 unplaced genomic scaffold, mCalLat2.hap1 Scaffold_64, whole genome shotgun sequence genome includes the window GAGCCTTAGAATGATAGCCCCTCCATCTCCCAAGGTGCCCACCCTTAAATAAACCTAACTCCTTCCTACCAACTCTTGCTTCTCCAGGAGTGGCTTTTGAGTTGCCAGCAGGCCAGACCCTGGGTCAGTTATGTGCTGCTCTTGGCCCAGATAGGCCAGGACAGCTGCTTCTTAATGTCTGTCTCCACTTCCAACTTAGGACCAAACACCAAGCCTCAAATATGCCCCTTAAGTCAAGTGCATAGAGCCCTGTTCTAGTGAGCACCATCAGGACACAGCTGGGCCTCACTTTGTCCACAGTGAGGCCCTTTCCCTGCCTACCTTCAGTCTCTACTGAGGGCCATCAGCCCCTTGCCCAGCAAGCCTTTAATAAACCCGCTTTCTAAGTGTTGGTTCTCATGGGGTGGCCTTTGTTTCCATAATTTAGTCCCCATTGTAAAAGGAGGGCACTGATAACCTGGGTCCAGCAGAGAGGGAGATCAGACACAAGGAAATCTCCATGGGACAAACCTCCCTGCCTCTGTCCTTGGCTACCTATTTTTTGATGCTTTTTCTTCTACACAGAGATCTCCATTTTTACTGGGATAGAATCCTCACTCAATAATCAAGGGAGTCTGTCCCTCCCTGGCCTCAGGCCAACTGCACTGACTCCCCACCTTCTGAAAGTTGCAGCATCCGATGACCCCCTCCACCTCCCCTCAGAGCTTCTGCTGGGACAGTGAGACAGCACCTTGGAGTGGACCAGACCAGTGTCCACCGAAAAGCAGCCCTAGAGGGTGAGGGGGAGGCTGGATCTTTCTGAGACTAGCCCAGGCAGCACCTAGCACGTATCTGTCCCAAATATAGCAGGCAGCCCTTCCCTTCCCCCATGGTAAGTCTAACCAACTCCTATACCCAGATCCCACCAGAAACAAGCCCTTTCCTAATTCCTTGGATACGTCCCTGCCCCATTCCAGGCTGAGGCCAAGTGAGTGATTTCCTTCTCCTTCTTGGGCCCCGGCGTCCTCCCTTGTTCCACATTCCCTGTGTCCCCAGGTGACACAATCCTGATGTCCACTGCAGTCCACATAACTAGCTGGCACCAGTGGGGCAAGAGCGTTGCAGAGGAGCGACCCAGGCATCCAGGCTGTTCTGGGCCCCCGCTTCTCCCCTTGCCTTCTGCAGCTCTCAAGTCCTACTGGGCCCCCGCAGTACTGGCTCACACCTGGCAGCAGAGTTGGGCTGCCAGGGCCCCTAGCCCCGCAGGACAATAGGGTGTGGCAGTCCCACTGCACTTCGTGCCCACCACCGTACCCTGTGGTACTACGCATGCACACCTCCGCTCACTGCGCAGGGGCCGGGACCCCCAGATCCCTCGTGAGTGTCTGACCCTACTTCGTGTCCACCCCACAAGGGGCACACCTCAGGACCCGTCTCGCAGGGCGGCGCCCGCTCCCACTTCCCGCGCACCCGGCCGCGCCCCCGCCAGGTCCTCGTGACTTGACCACCTGGAGGACTACACCAACTCGGACGGGGGAAGCTCCTTCGCCGGGCCCTGGGTCCGCAGCCGGAACATGCGCTCGTGCGTGGACGTGCGTGGGCGTTCGTGGGCGTTCTTGGGCGCGGGCGCTGGCGCGCGCGTCTGGGACACCCCACCCGCGCCCCGTTCCTAGCCGATATTGCTGGACACCCCCGCGCTTTGGTTTCGCCCGGTCACGAGGGCGTCTCGCCTACTCTGGAGCTGGGCGGACGCAGGGTCCACTCCGCCAGGTCCTGCGCTGTCACTTAGCGGTCTGCTCCGTCCCGACTCCGCCCCAGCATGATGTGCGGGGGGCCCAGCGCCACGCGGCCGGCCACGGCCGAGATGCAGGACATCGCTGACCAGGTGAGATGGCGGGTCCCCGAGTCCTGGGCGCGGAAGCCGGGGCAGCTGCGGGCTTCAGAGCGGGGACCCGAGGCCCAGGACCGTGCTGGGTCGCCCCTAGGCCGGAGTCGGCATCCGAGCGTCGGGCTGCGGGCGGGCAGGGGGCGGGCGCTGGGCGCTGGAAGCGCACGCTGCCCCTGGGCAGTCGGCCGTCCACGCGGGGCAGGCGCGCTGCAGTGGGGGCCGAAAGGCCTGTGCGTGTTTTGTGGCTGCGCTTATTCTACCTTCGTTTTTAAAACTGAGTTTATACTTTTCTCCAAGTAAAAagtacaaaaccaaaataaaacccAGGCCGGGTTGCCCACAGCCGCTGGCAGAGGTCCCCCTCCCGGGCCTCTTCCCATCTGAAACGCGGTGTCTTCCCCTTCTGCACCTGCCCTGGCAGGGTTCCCCCTCGCTGTTCATCAGCAAAGCCAGGATCCTTCACAAGCAGGACAGGCTCAGGGTTTTGAGTAAGAGGAAAAgtggaactttttcatttaaaatcctGGCTGCTGCTTCCTGAGCCCACTGGCATGTGACTGGCTCACCATGTCACTGCCTTGGTGGTTTGGGTCATCTGACTGTAGTAAGGGTAGTGAGTCAGTCCACTGAGACCTTGCAAATGAGGAATTTGCCCAGAATGCACTTGCCAGGGCCCCTGTGAGCCACACTGGAGAAGGTCCCCTCTGAGCTGCTCATAGCCAGCCGTCCCTACCAGTTTCCTGGGCTGCGTGATTTGTCATTTCTTACTCAGCCAGGACAAGGAGTGGCTGTCTCAGGGGAGGCACAAGTTAGCAGTAGCTTTGCTGTGGGGGAATTTTCAGGATGGGTTCTGAGGTGAGGAGGGGACAGGGACACCTGCCCAGCACCTCCTGTCACCACAGCACTCTGGTGATGGCGGTTTCTCCCCTTtgcagatgagaaaggacatcagaGACTAGTACTAGTTAGAGGGAGATGGAGTCCTGCATGCGATAGCAGATGCACGGCCGAGTCTCCCCCAGCCCAGAGGGACCCTGCCTGTGGCTCCCCTGTCCCTGGGCCCCACCTGGTCCCCTGAGGGCTGGTAGCTTGCAGCTTCCCAGCCGACTGTTGCCTTTCAGAAAGCCTGCCAACaggaccaggaagttttcctCAGCAGGCAGGGACCTGCCTGGCCCAGGCCCCCGCAGTCCTCCACCACCTGCATTGGGTCTGCTCACTGTTCATGCTGCTGCTCCTGAGGTGGGCAGAGAGCAGCTTTATCTTCTCAGCTCCTGGATGATTTGTTGGACAAGTGACAGCTGGACTTGTCACTGTGTGTCCCCCAGGTGCAGCACAGTGCTTCCATCAGAGATCTGTCTTTCCATCAGGGACCCTCCCTGGAGGTGCTGCTCGGTGACAGAGCCTGAGTCAGACTGCACAGTCCCCTCATGTCCCGGCTGGGGCCTCCGCCCACTTGCTTTGCTTTGCTAAACTAGAACCAGCCCAGTCTCTGCAGAGTCGAGGGACCCAGTGCCCCAGCGCCCCAGCCAGCATGGATGCATCCACAGAGCTTCGGCCGTTGGTGTTTTAGTTTTGGGGTACTGGGGCTAGAACACTTCCTACATGCCCCACACACATTTTGCTTTCTGTTGTTTTcccttgagagagggtctcattgTTGCCAGAGCTGGGCTCAAACTCCTTGGCTAAAGCAgtccccctgcctcagtctcctgagtagctggaaccaAGGTGTGCCCCACCACACCTGACCACAACACTGAAACTACATTACACATAAACATGTtagttgttttaaaataattcttgctTTACTTTGCAGTGCTAGAGATGGAGCCCGGGGCGCCTGTACAGGCTACGCAAGTGCTTAATCACTGCGCTGCACCCTCAGCTCCCttaaagtgttttttaaaaacaaacttgCTCTTTATCAGCTTCTGGGATTATCAGCTTCAGGGATGTTGTTGGTTTTTGGGGTGCTAGGAATGGAGGCCAGGGCCTCGAGGTTGGCAAGAGTCTGCACGAGCCACACTCCTGGCCTCTGATAGGTCAAGTCCCCAGGATACAGCCTCAACTCAAAAGCATGTTTACTGTTCACTCATTGGCATAGCTGCATGTCCTAAAGCAACCACCTCAAGATACAGGCGAAGTGCTGGTCACCTGCTGCCTGTGGCAAGGTTAGGCTTGGCCTCTGTGCCCACAGAAGGATGCTAAAGGAACTGAGATGTGTTTGTGAAATGGAAGCTTAAATTAAAACATCAAAGATCTCAGTTAATCGAAAAGTTTTAAAAGATtggggctggggtatagctcagtggtttccTGTGTGCTTAGTATTCTcaaggcctgggttccatccccagcaccaaataaataaaagacaaataagGGATTAGATAAAAATGGtacacagggctggggctgtagctcagtggcagagagcttgcctagcgtgcttgaggcactgggttcgatcctcagcaccacataaagataaataaataaataataaaaataaaaaatgatatattagctgggcatggtggtgcatgcttgtaatcctagtgactggggagtctgaggcaggaggatcacaagttcaaggtcagcctcaataATCTAGTGAgcccctaagcaacatagtgaaaccctctctcaaaattaaaaaataaaggggctgggaatgctgcttaatggtaaagcacctctgggttcagtccctggtttaaaaaattatactctTTCAAATGAAGTATTTGCATATTGAGTGGGAAAAAAAGCGGTATGAACTTGTCTACAGTGTtgtaatgaaaatattaaatgtccTACGCCCACACGGGAAAGGGCGAATGCCATTCTGAATAGTGTCATTAGACTGGTGGAACTGGCAGGAGTTGGTTTCTGCACTGTCATGGGGCGGACAGTTGCGGTGTCTGGGTTGTGAGGCACAGTTGTGCTGGGGGCTGGTGCTAGACTCCTTCTGTGTTGTCCCCCTGCCAGGTGAAGTCCCAGCttgaagagaaagaaaatcagAAGTTCCCCGTTTTCCAGGCTGTGTCCTACAAGAGCCAGGTGGTGGCGGGAACAAACTTCTTCATCAAGGTGGGTGCTGGGGCCGGGGTCCCTGGCGCCAGGGCACAGTGCTACGGAGGTCCGGGCTGCCCCCACTTTGGGGGACCACGGGTGCTTAGATAAGCATGGTGCTGTGCGTGTGGGGATGGGCATGTGCACCAGGCCAGCCAGGGGCTCTGGGGGAGGCAGGGGGTGGCGTGGGGTCCTGCCCGTGAAGGAGGAGCCGGGGTTCGCCCGGCCCTCACAGAACTCTCCCACAGGTGGACGTCGGCGATGAGAAGTGCGTGCACCTGCGGGTGTTCCGGAGCCTGCCGAACGAGAACAAGCCCCTGACCCTGCACGCCTACCAGACCAACAAGGCCAAGCACGACGAGCTGACCTACTTCTAGTCCCCTGCGTCCCCATCACGGACCCTTGCAGTATTCTGCTGAGTGCAGCATGGGTTTGGGACCACGAGCGAAGAACGTCACCTCTGTGCCGAGCCCCTTATGGCCTGGAGGGTTCTGGGAGGCAGCTGCTGTCACGTGGCGGTTCCAGTGTCCTTGAGATGGTattttcctgcccgatttatgatctTAATTACTTTCAAAGAGCCCCACCCTGACTCtccttaaatatattttcatgtctttactaGTTGCTCCTTTGTTTGGACGCTGTTTGTCTGAACCCTAGTCCATCTAGAGATAGGCCAGGGGGTGCTGGGTTGAAGTTCTCAGCACTGACGTGACAGGGCTGTGGAGCAGGCCAGCGTGCTCAGCCATCGGGCTGGTGGCCAGGAAGGCCAGGTTCTCCCACGCTCTGGCCGTGGCCCCATACGCCTCAGCCTCCTCCAGGAAATAGAAGGTTTCAGTAagcccagttctttttttttttaaaccagggattgaactaagggaccctggaccactgagccacctccccagccccatttttcattttagacacagggtctcactgagttgctaagcaccttgccaatcctggggctggctttgaactcccaatcctcgcgtctcagcctcctgagccactgggattacccaCGTGCTCCGCTGCACCGGCTTCCGTAAGCCCTTTCCTGAGCTTAGCTCTGGGTCTACTGGTACATGCTCGCACACTTGGCACGGGTACAGAGATGTGCACAAGAAGCAGCAGCACCCAGTGTGACAGACTCAGTGCAGCGAGCCTGGcagagtgggcagggagggaaacccCTGGAGCTCTGCGGGGCCACGCTGCCCTGAAGGGAGGTGTCTGGGAGCCTGTTTCTAAAATGCTGTGTGGTTCCTGTGGAGGCCACCTCCTGCTGGGAAGCCATGTCTGCCCCCACAGTGTTAGGGTATTGATGGTGGCATGCCTGTGACTCCAGtgactgaggctgaggcaggaggacagcaaggtcaagaccagcctgggcaacttacagACCCTATctcaagttaaaaacaaaaaggcTGGGTGTGTGCTCCATGGTGAAGCACCCCGGATTCATTCCCCAGcacccctaccaaaaaaaaaaaaagactgggctaCATTTCTCTGCTTTAGGGTCATGCTGAGACGTGCTCCTGAGGGCCGCTGACCTGCAGCTGCCCCTGGGACTTAGGGCATGTGTGTCAGGGCTGTGGCTGCAGGACCCAGGCTGTCCAGGTCACAGGTGACGAAGCCCAGTGAGACCTTGGGTCAGTAATGGGCAGGTGTCTCACCCTCCACGGGAACTCAACGCTTTGAGGGCTGAGGAGCGGCTCACTGGCAGAGCCCTTGCTGATAGCATGTGCATGGCCCGGTTCTATCCAGTGCTGTAaagtaaggaaagaaagaaacactgGTAACATGCCACCCCAGGCCACACCTCCCACTGCCTGGACACATCAGGGGAAGGTGAGTGGACGAATGCCATTCAGGTCTGGGGAGGGCCAAGTGCCCATCTTTGCCAGAAAGGGAGCAGGAGGCACAGGAAGAGGAACTGGGGAGCCCAGAGCAGCAGCCCGGCTCGGAGTTAGAAGGCCGTGGGAGCAGGACGTGTCAGTGCCTCTGGAGAGGGGAGACTGGCACTGGTCTAGTCCAGGTGACGGGGGCAGAGCGGCCCCGCAGCTGTCACCTGCCCCAGTGGTGCCGGCATCACGAGGCGAGCTGGCTTCCCCTGCTGGGGACCGAGGTCGTGTTGCCGTGTGTACTGTGGGCTGTTCCGATGACCGCCCTCTGGGGTGGCagatggctgtgtggagggacaCTCAGGATGAAGGGGTTGGGGGACCGTCCTGCTGAGACCACCCAGCAGTGGCAGAGTGAGGGCTCCAGGCTGGGTGAGCACTGTCAAGGGGCCTGCTCATGGCAGGGGCCTTGTGGATACCCTGCAGTGGACTCCCCTGGATAAGCCAGCAGTCCTGTCACAGCCAGAGCAGGTCCAGGTGCCCAGCAGCCTGGTGGTCACACTGGTCGAGCTCCTGGACCAGTAAGGATAGTGCCAGTCCTGTCCAGGCCTCAGGATGATGGGCCCTGAAGCCCGGGTGGGGAGTCCCACCCATGGGCAGGACACCAGAGTGGACCACTTCCCGCCTTCACAGTCCTGGAGAGCCTTGAGGACAACGCGGGGTCCTGCTCATGCCTCCCACAAAGTGTCCTGCACTTGGGACAAAAGGCACCAGAAGCCAGGGCAGCAGGCACACAGGCGGCCCCCCCCCAGGGACTAGGCCTCTCCAGCTTAGTACAGAGCTCCAGTCTGGGTGGTGGGCTGGGGAGGAGGTGCGGGCAGCTCCAGCAGGTGTGAGGATTGGTCGGAGCGTGGCCCCCTGTGAGGGGTGCACTCTGCTTCCACACAGAACTCCCCTGTGGGGGCACCCCTCAGGCACCCCGTGTGGGCACCGTCTCCACCCAGACCTGGACAGTGCGACGCGCCAGACGTATGCTGGCCAGGAGCTACCCCACCCTGAGCACCAAGACCTCACCCAAGCCCCTAGCTGAGCGCAGTGCTGGTCCCCAGCCCCCGTCACCCTCTCAGCCACCCTACAGGTTCACAGTCATGTCACTTTACCCTGAGCCTGCAGTGTTGCAGGCCCCAGGTCCCTGTTCTGGCCAAGCAGGCTGCCCACACGCTGTGCTGAGTTCTGTCTATAGGAGAGGGGTCTGGTGGGCAGCCAGGAAGGCTACGGTGTCCTTGCCTGGGGGGAGTGAAGCAGGTGCCTCTGCCACGCCCTCACTGCCATCAGAGACAGTGTTGTCACGGGGCAGGGTGAGCCGTCCAGGTGACATTAGACTCTCCTTAGACAAGAGCAAGAACATCACCAGACGCAAGTTGTGCAAGAAGACGACCGCAGACCTGGGCTCTGATTCTCCAGGACAGGCGCACGTCCACAGTTCCCTTAGGGCTcctggcagcggcagcagagggtgCAGGTAGGGTACGGCCCGCACCCAGCTGGACGCTGCTCCACAGCCACAGCACAGCAGTCCTGCGGACACCCTTTTCTCCAGGTCCTTCCCTTGCCCCCTCCCACAGCTGTGCCCTCTCCCAGACCATGTGAGGACAGCAGGCAGAGCAAGATGTGTGGGCTGTCCTCACAGATGACCAGACTCGGCCTTCCTGCCCAGACCTTCTCCAGCTCCTTCACGGGTCGCTTAAAGGACACTGCAGGTGCTGTGGGAGCAGGTGCGGCCCCATGACAAGGTAGAGCTCAGACAAGGCCTGCCGAGGGGCTGGTGCTGAGCTGAGCAGCAAGGTCAGAACCCAGGCACCTGGCGCCCTGCGCAGCATGCTGGGTGGAGAGGCTTACATGTGCCAGAACTGCTCTGGGGAAGGCTGACCTGCTAGGACAAGGAGAAGCCCCCAGGGCAGCTGGAATGGGGCAGGTGAGCCCCGCCTCTCCTCAGGAGGCTGCTGCCTGGCCTGGGCTGGCCGAGCAGCGGGGGCctgtccccttcctcctcccccctcTTCCCCATGGAGTGCTCACCTGTGTGCCCACAGGGTCAAGTAATCCAAGAGCAGCGTTGTCAGGGTCACCAGGTTGCTAGACGAGCATGCTGTCACTCCTCTGGGGTGGGCCTGAGCTTCAGGATCTCCCAGAAGAAAGGACCACAGCCAGTTGGGGTGTGTGGTGGCCTCTGGGTATGCACTCCAGGGACGGAGATGTCCCTGAGGTTTTTGGATACTGGCAGGACTGGCCCTTCCAGGGAGGCAGGCTAGGGGCTTGGCCAGGTGACACCCTCAGGAGCCCAGGCGCATCCAGCCAGGGTCATGCCTGTGGATATGGCTTTGCCTGCAGCCAGCCGTGGAGTCCTGGGGATTCCCAAGTCGAGAGGCTTTGCTCCAGGGACCCTGGTGCTCACAGGACCAGTGGGAGTCCACGGGCTTGCAGCCTGATCACCTCCCTTTGCTGGGACATGGAGTTGTGGGGTGGCTTCTGTCCTGCCCTGGCTGATGTCAGAATCAAAAGCTTTGGGAACCTCAGTTCTGCCAGTCTGAGGACGGGGGTCAGGAGGGGGTCAGTCTGGGGTCAGGAGCTGCTGTGCAGCAGACGGGTGATTCTATGTGTGGCCAGAGGGTGAACCGCGGGAGCCATGAAGACCGAGAGCAGAGGGAGGCCACCTGGCCACACAGGTGGGCGCTGATGGGGGTGGGCAGGGTGTGGCTGCCTCATCTGCTTTGGCTGTGGGCACATCTGGCCCTCCAAGAGCCCAAGAACAGACCCTGGGAAGGAGGTCCTGGCCTGGACATCCGACGCTGAGCAAACCGCCCTCCTGGGGCCAGGAACCAGCACCATAGAGAGGACGGAACAACGGACCTTGCTCTCCCCAGTGCCAGAGGCCAGGGACCCAAAATGCAGGGCTGGGCTCCCTCCCAGGACCTGGGCGGCACCTCGGTTCCTGGTGCTGCCTGCCGTACTCCTGCCTGTCTTCCTGAGGCCTCCGTGTGTCCAGGTTCCCCTCTTTAAGGACACAGCCATTGGAGGAGGGGCCACGGTACCCCAGAGACTCGACTAAGCCATCCGCAACCACCCTCCTTTCCAAAGAATTTGTGTTCGTGGGGACACTACCTTTGCGGGACACTAGGTCACTAAGCCACAGGGCAGCATCTATACCCATAAGCACCCCCTTCCAGCTAATGCACAGCGCCCGCCCCCACCAGGCGCTGCCTGCCTGCTGGCACCCGGGGGTGGTGGCTCTAGAGCACCAGGGCCTGGAGGCAGACAGGGAAAGTGCCATTCTGCGGGCCCTGCCTGGGTTCCCCGCTAGCAGTGGGCAGGGGAGCCCTGCTGCTGGAGCACAGGAGGTCGGGAGTGGGACCCACAGCCTTGTCCAGGGTCCAGTCCTGGTCCCAGGGGCTCACCGTGTCCCACAGGGACTCTCATTTGGAAGTCACCTGTTGTCTTAGCTGTCCAGAGCTGCCAGGCCCAGGATCGCAGTCACACGGCCACCTTCTTGGGAGGCACCAGATGTCTCGGGTCCTGACTCTGTACAGCCACATCCTACTCATCTAGTTAGATCACAAAAAACATATTTCCAAAAATGTCAGATCTTGAGGCTCAGGGACATCCCCGGATTTGGGGAGCCTCTGTCCAGGTCTAAGTTGAGTCCCTTTCAGCAGAGCTACCTTAGAAGCAGACCCTGACTCTGCACTTGGAATGGGTCAACCGCAAGCACGAGAATCACAGCTCAAGAGCACATTACGAAGAGAGAGGGCAGAGGGGCAGGCCAGTCCCGTCCTCTCCTGGACCCCTGGCTGGGAGCCACCTCCAGGCTGGGCTGAGGGCCACCACACAGGAGGGGTGAGGCCTG containing:
- the LOC143388571 gene encoding cystatin-B-like — encoded protein: MMCGGPSATRPATAEMQDIADQVKSQLEEKENQKFPVFQAVSYKSQVVAGTNFFIKVDVGDEKCVHLRVFRSLPNENKPLTLHAYQTNKAKHDELTYF